The following are encoded together in the Desulfococcus multivorans genome:
- a CDS encoding SpoVR family protein — MELIGQHAKKIMEGCKQRARDAGLRFQDDTLEYIVTNRDLLELSPKIMIPTLYDYWVHDVEVLKGKGKYELYPGNPYETVINTRPPISFYNDNNPDWLNVMIFYHVIGHIDFFQNNLLFQHTHDYDFTGEALSDKRLIARLRSEKGRWVDYVIEFARGIDNLVSFHGELSRVQPPSAASGSGPINFYFDVFLQSLKKVNITDYIKEIERYNQCIRDYGQHGEETFLADTELKHPEFKAVYQKSLQKKPETRMDLLRFLMVHSEFLNKEENDWMKSVLQVIRKTSLFFQPQIRTKIMNEGWASYWHEVLFMADDRIQGHEVDFARINAGVTALPRVGLNPYALGMRLFYYIKEMADKGRHTMTFHQMKDAHLREVYDAKTGAGRRFIFDVRENMDDFLFVKTFVDQDFIDAHKLFVVGKRMNPAKTAWEYYVKSRKAEDYRQMLIEGLYHPPHIEIDPKKTENKTLYLVHRFEGKPLVKDYIANTMLGIEYLWGGPVKLETSEVAKTSSSPYAVFNVGGTSAQETSDTFDIKWQRVLYTMEKRRLTRRILYNMEDV, encoded by the coding sequence ATGGAACTCATCGGCCAGCATGCAAAAAAAATTATGGAAGGGTGCAAACAGCGGGCGAGGGACGCCGGGCTGCGCTTTCAGGACGACACCCTCGAGTATATCGTGACCAACCGGGATCTCCTGGAACTGTCACCCAAGATCATGATCCCCACCCTGTACGATTATTGGGTTCACGATGTCGAAGTCCTCAAGGGAAAGGGAAAATACGAACTTTATCCTGGAAACCCTTATGAGACCGTGATCAACACGCGGCCGCCCATCTCCTTTTACAATGACAACAACCCCGACTGGCTCAATGTGATGATCTTCTATCACGTCATCGGGCACATCGACTTTTTTCAGAACAACCTGCTTTTTCAGCATACCCACGATTATGACTTCACCGGAGAGGCCCTGTCGGACAAACGACTGATCGCCCGGTTGCGGTCGGAAAAAGGCCGATGGGTCGATTATGTCATCGAATTCGCCAGAGGCATCGACAACCTGGTCTCCTTTCACGGTGAACTGTCGCGGGTTCAACCGCCGTCAGCGGCCTCCGGCTCAGGCCCGATCAATTTTTATTTCGATGTCTTTCTTCAGTCCCTCAAGAAGGTCAACATCACCGACTACATCAAGGAAATCGAGCGGTACAACCAATGCATACGGGATTATGGACAGCACGGTGAGGAAACTTTTCTGGCGGATACCGAGTTGAAACACCCCGAATTCAAGGCAGTCTACCAGAAAAGCCTTCAAAAAAAGCCCGAAACCCGTATGGACCTGCTGCGTTTTCTGATGGTTCACTCGGAATTCCTGAACAAGGAAGAGAACGATTGGATGAAATCGGTCCTGCAGGTCATCCGGAAGACGTCCCTTTTTTTTCAGCCCCAGATCCGGACCAAAATCATGAACGAAGGCTGGGCCAGCTACTGGCACGAGGTCTTGTTCATGGCGGACGACCGCATCCAGGGTCACGAGGTTGATTTTGCCCGCATCAACGCCGGCGTAACGGCGCTTCCCCGGGTGGGGTTGAACCCCTACGCCCTGGGGATGCGTCTCTTTTATTATATCAAGGAGATGGCGGACAAGGGGCGGCACACCATGACATTTCATCAAATGAAAGACGCGCATCTGCGGGAGGTCTACGACGCAAAAACAGGGGCCGGCCGTCGGTTTATTTTTGATGTTCGGGAAAACATGGACGACTTTCTTTTCGTCAAGACCTTTGTCGATCAGGATTTTATCGATGCTCACAAACTTTTCGTCGTCGGAAAGCGGATGAATCCGGCCAAAACCGCCTGGGAATATTACGTCAAGTCCCGAAAGGCCGAGGATTACCGGCAAATGCTGATCGAGGGACTCTACCATCCGCCCCACATCGAGATCGATCCGAAAAAGACCGAAAACAAGACCCTCTACCTGGTGCACCGCTTCGAGGGAAAGCCCCTGGTGAAAGATTACATCGCCAATACCATGCTGGGGATCGAATATCTCTGGGGCGGACCCGTCAAACTGGAGACAAGCGAAGTGGCCAAAACGTCTTCCTCCCCCTATGCCGTTTTCAACGTGGGCGGCACATCGGCCCAGGAGACGTCCGACACCTTCGACATTAAATGGCAGCGGGTTCTTTACACCATGGAGAAGCGACGGCTGACCCGAAGAATTCTGTACAATATGGAAGACGTTTGA